TTAATGTTCAATTTTTTGGGTATCTAATTTGTCCACGATCAGGGGCTTTCGTCTGTCAGTCCATTGTTCAGGTCCTGCAGCGGCTTTGGAATCCGCAACTCGGTATCCTCAGTTGAGGCTTCAACGCAATGGAATGGTGGTGGAGCATGCTATCGTTCCAGGAGAAGATGAGCGACTCGTTTACATGATGGCCGAGATCTCCTCCAATAGAGTCATGGGTTAGGATCGTCCGTCGCGAAGCGGATGAGACGAAATCCGGGCACGGATTGGAAGTGAGCGATCGCTCATGAATCAGCGACAGGCCAAGCAGAGGTCGCAAATCGGGACTGTCACCCGAGTTCGTGAGAGCGTTGTCGATGCCGTGTTTCCGAATGGGATTCCGGCGGTTCACAACGCCCTACGTACGGGCGAAAATCGAGAGGTCGTCATTGAGGTGCTGGATCACCTCGATGAACAGACGATTCGGGGCATCGCCCTGACAAGTACCCAGGGCTTGGCACGAGGATCGGCGATTGAGGATACGGGTCAGCCTTTGCGGGTTCCGGTTGGTGAACGGTTGCTTGGCCGTGTCTTTAATGTCTTTGGCGAGACGATTGATGGGCAAGGGCCCATCGAAGGCGGCGAATGGCGGTCGATCCATCAGAAGCCGATTCCTTTGGTTCGTCGCGTGACTCGGACCGAGGTGTTTCGGACGGGGATCAAGGCAATCGATCTCCTCTCACCATTGGAACGCGGAGGCAAGGCGGGACTTTTCGGCGGGGCTGGAGTCGGCAAGACCGTGCTGATCATGGAAATGATCCACAACATGATTGGTCAGCACGAAGGGATCAGTCTCTTCTGCGGGATCGGGGAGCGAATCCGAGAAGCGGTGGACATGTATGACGAGGTTCGAGAGGCCGGAGTTCTGAACAATACGGTTCTCGTCTACGGCCAGATGAACGAACCGCCGGGCGCCCGGTTCCGGGTTGGTCACGCGGCGCTGACGATGGCCGAGTATTTCCGGGATGATCGCAGGCAAGATGTCTTACTCTTGATTGACAATATCTTTCGATTCATTCAGTCGGGATCGGAGGTTTCAGGCTTGCTGGGTCGATTGCCATCAAGGCTCGGCTACCAGCCAACCCTCGGCTCGGAGCTCGCCGAACTTGAAGAGCGCATTAGCAATACAGAAGCCGGGGCGATTACCTCGATCCAGGCGGTGTATGTGCCGGCTGACGACTTCACTGACCCATCGGCTGTGCACACATTTCATCATCTATCAGCCTCGATCGTGCTGTCTCGACAGCGGGCTAGCCAGGGATTCTACCCGGCGATCGACCCCCTCAAGTCAGAATCGAAGATGCTTGTGCCTCATATTATTGGGAGACGGCATTTTGAGGTCGCGCAGGAGGTGCGACGCACTCTGGCGACCTACGAGGATCTGAAGGACATCATCTCGATGCTGGGTCTAGAGGAACTCTCACGACAGGACCGACGAACCGTTGAACGCGCCCGGCGGCTTGAACGGTTCTTGACCCAGCCGTTTGTCGTCACTGAGCAGTTTACAGGCATCAAGGGTCATCTTGTCGATGCGGACGATACGCTTGATGGATGTGAACGTATTCTTAACGATGAATTTTCGGAGATTCCCGAGAACGATCTATACATGATCGGGACGATTGATCAGGCCAGGACGAAAGGCCGGGGTGGGTCGGAGGACGAGAACAGGCACACGAACGTTGAGTCGGAGGTTGTAGGACAGAACGCACAAGCGGACGAAGACAAACCTCGCTCGGAGGACGGATCATGATGCTCCGAGTGTTAATCCCCGAGAGGGTATTGATCAGTGAAAAGGTGAACAAAATTAAGGCTGAAGCGGGCAATGGGTCGTTTACGCTCTTGCCGAAGCACGTTGATTTCGTCGCGGCTCTTGTTCCAGGCATCCTTTCCTTCGAATCACAGGAGGGTGGCGAATGCTTCATGGCGATCGATCAGGGGGTGCTGGTCAAGTGCGGTAATGAGGTCTTTGTCTCGACTCGAAAGGCGGCGATGGGACCTAGTCTGGAGGATTTGAAGCGGACCGTTCGGGAACAGTACGAGATCGTCGATGAACGAGAACGCCATGCCCGGTCGGCGTCTGCTCGTCTCGAAGCCGAGCTCGTCCGACGCTTCATGGAGCTTGAGCACCGTGGATCCTGACCATCGAGCTGCTGGTGATCTTGAGAAGCAGCGTGAACCCCTTGAGGAGATTGTCTCTCGGAAGGTGGAGCGTAAGCGTCGTGCTCGAGAGAGCAAGTCATATAGCCTTTGGTATGGGCTGGGTATGTTCGGGCTGGTTGGCTGGTCAGTGGCAATTCCGACATTGATCGGTGTGGCAATTGGCGCGTTGCTTGACACCAGCCGATCCGACACGATCTCCTGGACACTGACCGGTCTTGGAATCGGGATTGTCATAGGTTGCCTCAACGCCTGGTTCTGGGTGAAGCGGGAGGGGCACATATGAGAGAGCCGTTTGGCGATCAGATTTGGCTTGTGCTGCTTGTCGGAGTGGCGATCGTCCTGTCGATCCTGAGCAAGTCGGGTTTGCGGCGGCTTGGCGTGCCGGCCCTGATTGGGTCGATCGTTCTGGGATTTCTTCTGAGATTCTGTGATTCCCGATGGGAACTTCTCTCCGAGTCCGGGTACGACACATTTCGGCTCCTCGCAGATCTGGGTCTGATCGTCCTTCTCTTTCGGGTCGGCCTAGAGAGTAACCTCAAGGGTCTGATGAGCCAGATTGACCGCGCCGCTGGTACCTGGATCGGCAATGTCGGGATGAGTGGGTTGCTTGGATTCGCGACGGCTTACTGGCTGCTCAATCTCGGGACAATCGCCAGCATGGTGATCGCCGCCGCGCTGACGGCAACGAGTGTAGGCGTCTCGGTTGCGGTCTGGCTCGAGGCCGGCGCACTCGACACGCCGACAGGTCAGTGGTTGATTGACGTTGCAGAGCTTGACGACGTGTCAGGCGTGCTCCTGATGGCGGTGCTGTTTGCATTGCTTCCCGTATTGAACGAATCAGCCACCCCAATGGAGGTGGCCCCGGAAATAATCCGCCTCGACATGCTGGCCTTCCCTGTCATTCTCGCGGCGGCGATCTTGCTGTTCAGCTTCTTGATTTACCGGGTGCTCTGGCGGCCTATGTGGCGTTCACACAGGACCGACGAGCAAGTGCCAAAGCCGATATTGCGCATGATTCCCGTGGCGGTCGGGGTCGCTGCATTCGCGGCTCTCTTCGGCGTTGCAATGGTCGTATTGTATAACGTACGACCTGATGGCCTGAGGGACGAAACTTCAATCGCCACACTGTTGAAGACGATGGGCCGGTTTGCGTTCCTCTTCGCGGGATTTCTGGGATTCTGCTACCTGTTTGCCGGGAGACTCGAGGAGCGTATGACTCGGTGGTTCCAGCAACTCGAGCCGATGCCCGATCCGATGCTGCAGGTGGTCGGGGTCGGATTCGTCATCGCGTCCCTATCTGGGTTCCTGGGCTTCTCGATCGCCATCGGCGCCTTCTTTGCTGGCTTGGTCTTCAGCAGGGACCCGAAGATGGTGCAGATCGATGCCTCGTTCATCTCGCTCTACGACTTGTTTAGTCCGTTCTTTTTTATCGGGATTGGTTTGAGCATTGATCAATCTGCACTACTGTCGGCCCTCGGCCCTGGGACGATCTTGCTGGTGGCCGCCGTGGCATGGAAACTCGTTGGCACGGCGGTGCCAGCCCTGATGTCAGCTGGGTGGAAGACTTCGCTGATGCTGGGGATCGGTATGGTGCCCCGCGCTGAGATCGCCATGGTCATTGTGGAGCGAGGAAAGGCGATGGGCCCCGCCCTTGTCCCTCCGCATGTTTTCTCGGCGATGGTTCTTGTAGTGCTGGGGAGCTGCTTGATTGGTCCCCTCGCGCTTCGGCCATTGCTGAGGCGGTGGCTCACAGAGCAATCGCAAGGAGCATTCTCGTGAACCTCGACACTGAGACGCTTGTCCCTCTGATCCTCGCCTTTACTGCCGGATGTTGTCTCGGTGTGCTCACATTCGGCGGACTCTGGATGACGGTGAGGCGACTCCCGACGAGTCGACGGCCTGGATTGCTTCTCCTAGGAAGCTTTTTTGCGAGACTGGGGGTTTGTCTTACCGTGTTCTTCGTTGTGATGGGAGGGCAGTGGGAACGACTTGTCGCCTGTCTCATCGGTTTGCTTGTTGTGCGGACCGTCATAATCCGTCGCTGGGGATCTAATCGAGTACCAGCTCGCACGGGCTAAGGAGAAGTGATCGTGGACCTCTTGGATCTCAAGCAGATAAGTCCGGATGAGGTGGTCTTCTGGGAGTGGCGGTTCGTCACGATCAATGCCACCTTGGTGTTCACCTGGGTGGTGATGTTTGTGCTGGTGCTTGGTTCGTGGTTGGTGACCCGAACGCTTACGACAGGACCGACGATTTCCCGATGGCAGAATCTCCTTGAAGTGGTCGTCGATGGAATTCGGAGGGAG
This Tautonia rosea DNA region includes the following protein-coding sequences:
- the atpD gene encoding F0F1 ATP synthase subunit beta; this translates as MNQRQAKQRSQIGTVTRVRESVVDAVFPNGIPAVHNALRTGENREVVIEVLDHLDEQTIRGIALTSTQGLARGSAIEDTGQPLRVPVGERLLGRVFNVFGETIDGQGPIEGGEWRSIHQKPIPLVRRVTRTEVFRTGIKAIDLLSPLERGGKAGLFGGAGVGKTVLIMEMIHNMIGQHEGISLFCGIGERIREAVDMYDEVREAGVLNNTVLVYGQMNEPPGARFRVGHAALTMAEYFRDDRRQDVLLLIDNIFRFIQSGSEVSGLLGRLPSRLGYQPTLGSELAELEERISNTEAGAITSIQAVYVPADDFTDPSAVHTFHHLSASIVLSRQRASQGFYPAIDPLKSESKMLVPHIIGRRHFEVAQEVRRTLATYEDLKDIISMLGLEELSRQDRRTVERARRLERFLTQPFVVTEQFTGIKGHLVDADDTLDGCERILNDEFSEIPENDLYMIGTIDQARTKGRGGSEDENRHTNVESEVVGQNAQADEDKPRSEDGS
- a CDS encoding F0F1 ATP synthase subunit epsilon, with product MMLRVLIPERVLISEKVNKIKAEAGNGSFTLLPKHVDFVAALVPGILSFESQEGGECFMAIDQGVLVKCGNEVFVSTRKAAMGPSLEDLKRTVREQYEIVDERERHARSASARLEAELVRRFMELEHRGS
- a CDS encoding AtpZ/AtpI family protein, giving the protein MDPDHRAAGDLEKQREPLEEIVSRKVERKRRARESKSYSLWYGLGMFGLVGWSVAIPTLIGVAIGALLDTSRSDTISWTLTGLGIGIVIGCLNAWFWVKREGHI
- a CDS encoding cation:proton antiporter, yielding MREPFGDQIWLVLLVGVAIVLSILSKSGLRRLGVPALIGSIVLGFLLRFCDSRWELLSESGYDTFRLLADLGLIVLLFRVGLESNLKGLMSQIDRAAGTWIGNVGMSGLLGFATAYWLLNLGTIASMVIAAALTATSVGVSVAVWLEAGALDTPTGQWLIDVAELDDVSGVLLMAVLFALLPVLNESATPMEVAPEIIRLDMLAFPVILAAAILLFSFLIYRVLWRPMWRSHRTDEQVPKPILRMIPVAVGVAAFAALFGVAMVVLYNVRPDGLRDETSIATLLKTMGRFAFLFAGFLGFCYLFAGRLEERMTRWFQQLEPMPDPMLQVVGVGFVIASLSGFLGFSIAIGAFFAGLVFSRDPKMVQIDASFISLYDLFSPFFFIGIGLSIDQSALLSALGPGTILLVAAVAWKLVGTAVPALMSAGWKTSLMLGIGMVPRAEIAMVIVERGKAMGPALVPPHVFSAMVLVVLGSCLIGPLALRPLLRRWLTEQSQGAFS
- a CDS encoding N-ATPase subunit AtpR produces the protein MNLDTETLVPLILAFTAGCCLGVLTFGGLWMTVRRLPTSRRPGLLLLGSFFARLGVCLTVFFVVMGGQWERLVACLIGLLVVRTVIIRRWGSNRVPARTG